GCTGAGTTCCAAGGCGCGAAGACGGCGGCCTTCGCGCCAATCCTTAGTTTGGTTTGACAGGGTCAGTTTCATAAAATTTATTTTACTTCCCTGTCTAACTTATAGCTAGAGATTATTAGCAATTTATGCAAAGATCAGTAATACGGATACGCCTGCTTTTTTCTATTGAATTCTAAAATAAGTTGGAGTTACAATATTTTCTTGAAAGATTTTTATATCACTTTCCTCTTAAATTCCACCCTCTGGAGACCTTCTCAGGGTATGAGGCAGCTTCAAAAAGTCCCGTTGGATAAGATCGATCTGAAGGATCACTTTTTTTTGATAACCTATCCATTAAATCCAGAACCCTTAATTCCCTCTGTGGATAAAGTAGGACTTCTTCAACCTGTTTTTCTCCGGGAACTTCCTTCAGGCCACTACCAAATCGTTCACGGATTTAGGCGAGTTCTAGCCTGTCGAGATCTTCATTTTGAAGCCCTAGAGGCGTGGGTTTATCGTTTGGAGAATCTAGGGGATTTAGAAGGATTCAGGATAAGCCTTCTGGATAACCTGACGCTGCGTCGTTTAAATTTAATAGAGAAAGCAACCGTCTTGTATAAGCTTTTACATCAGTTTGGATTGGAAAAGCAGAAGGTGGTTCAGGAGTATATGCCTTTATTGGATTTAGAGCCGAGTTTGGAGGTTTTAGGGGGATACCTTCAGCTTTACCAATTAAAAAACGAGGTCCAGAGTTATCTGGTTGCAGAGGAAATCCCATTGAAATTGGCTCTGGACTTGCTCCACTTTTCTCCAGAGGATCAAAGGCAGCTTATTTATCTGGCCTCCTCTCTCAAGCTAACCGTCAATACTTTTAAAGAATTTATGACTTTCATAGAGGAAATTATCGGACGAGAAGAAATCCCCCTCGAAAATCTACTTGACGATTTAAATATTCCAGCTATACTAGCAAACTCAGTACTTCCGGTTCCTCAGAAAACCGAGAAAGTTCGGAAAATTTTAAAACAGAGGAGATATCCTCTCCTGACCTCTCTGGAAGATCAGTTACAGGAAAAACTTAAGCAACTCAGGTTACCCAGGGAAGTGTCCATAGCTTTGCCTCCTTTTTTAGAAGGGGATCGACTGAAAGTGACCTTTCAATTTCGGAATATAAAAGAGCTGGAGAAAATTTTGACGAAACTCCAGGAACTGATGGATAGAGAGGAACTGGAGGATATTCTAAGATTACTGAGGGGCTGAAAGAGGACTACTGTAGGGGTGACCGGCCGGTCACCCGTTCTAAGAGAATAGTGGAAGGATGGAACCCTTTAGACCCGAAAGAATTTACATCGATAGAGAAGCCCGAGAAAAGGCTCTGACCCGACAGGTCCTGACCCGATTACCGGGGGTCCCGGTGGAGTACATCGAAAACAAGGAAAAGATCGTCTCCAGGTCAGCTTCTGTTGAGGATGCTATTACGGAAGGGAAAAAAAAGTTATTGATCACAACCCAAAAAGGGACCTTCTTTAAAAGCTGTCCTGGTTGTGTTGAGAGGATGGTTCATTGTAACTATTACATCCTCAATTTAGGCTCCAATTGCCCTATGGAATGTACCTACTGCTTTCTCCAGGGCTATATCAACAATCCCTTCCTGGTACTGTATGCCAATCTCGAAGATATGATGGCGGAAGTTTCCGCACTTTTTTCGCAATCTCCTAAACGATCTTATCGAATCGGGACCGGTGAGTTAATGGATAGTTTAGCCCTGGATGGACTGACTGCAACCAGTCGGGTCTTGATTCCCTTTTTTACGCAATGGGAAAATACGTTGCTGGAGCTTAAGACCAAGACCAACCAGGTCGATAATCTTCTCGATCTAGATCATCGAGGTCAGGTGGTGGTTTCCTGGTCCTTAAATCCCCAAGCGATTATAGAAACTCAGGAATTTAAAACCTCTTCCCTGGAGGAAAGATTGCTGGCGGCCCAGAAATGTCAAGAAGCCGGATATAAAATAGGACTCCATTTTGATCCGCTTATTTATTATCCAGAATGGGAAAAGGATTATCAAGAATTATTGGATCAGGTATTTTCTCGAATCAACTCCCGGAACATTGCCTGGATTAGTTTGGGGAGCCTCCGGTTTACTTCGGAATTAAAAGCGGTTATAAGGAAACGGTTTCCGCAAAGTAAGATTCTCTTTGAGGAATTTGCTCCGGGAGTGGATGGTAAGATGCGTTATCTTAAACCCATTCGGGTCTCCATGTATCTAAGAATGCTGGAGTGGATCCGAAGGCATGATGCGAAGCTAACCCCTTATCTTTGTATGGAAAGTCAAGAAGTGTGGCATAGGGTTTTTTTGGATAGGGAGGGAAAAAAACGATGAAACTTTCATTGAAGTGGAAGCTTATTCTAAGTATTGGACTTCTTATCTTTGTAGCTTTATCCCTGGGTCTGTGGCTCACAGTTCGAAGTATCAAAGAAACCGAATTGGAATCCATTCGACTTAGATCGGATGCCTTAGCCAATCCCATCAAAATCCGAATTAAGGAGGTTTTCTCCAATAATTTAGGGGGTATTGAAATGGCTGCTCCGGGCCTTACCCTGGAGTGTCAGCGGATCGTGTCATCGAATACTCTTGCCAGTCATTGTTTTGTATTTGATACCGCCGGTAGAATCCTGGCCCACGAGGATCCACACCTCATCGGAACAGCCGAAAAAAATCCCCAAGTCCTGGAAGCTCTTAAATCAAATAAGGTGATAACCCGACTCATTGAAGACAGTTATGATACCTTTATTCCTATTTTGGATTTGGACCAGCAACAGGTAGGAACCCTTCGTATAGACTTTCCCCGATCGATTGTGGACGAAAAGATTCGTAAAATTAGCCGGGATTTCGTTATCTTGTTTATCATTCTCTTTGGAGGGGTTTTGTTTGCCGGTTCTTTTCTGCTTCAGAGAACCATTAACAAGCCTATTCAGCAGATTGTCTCGGTCGCCAGGAAGATGGCCGAAGGGGATATTTCTGGAAGAGTTCCTGTTAAGGGTGAAGATGAAATTTCTCAGTTAGGGGCCGTCTTTAATCTTCTAATCAATTATCTACAGCATATTATTCAGCAGGTACGACAAACCGTAGAGGAACTGAATCAAGCCTCTGAAAGGATGATTGCTTCCAGCACCCGAATCTATCAAGGTTCTGAATCTCAAAAACTCTTTGTGAGTGAAACTGCTTCGGCTATGGCGCAAATGGATGGCTCTATTAAAGACACCACCCAACACATCAAGGATCTTATGACTGCAGCGGAGGATAGTTCTGCTTCCATTATGGAACTCAAAGCTTCCATTGAGGAGATTGCGGCCAATACCGAGAATCTCTCCACCTCTGTAGAACTAACCGTTACCTCCCTGGAAGAGATGAATGTATCCATCAAGCAAATCGCTTCCAGTGTGCATCAGTTATCTACGGCAACGGAATCTACGGCGTCCTTTACGGCCCAGATCGATGCCCTGATCAAAGAGGTTGAGATGAATGCCAGTGAAACGGCTAAACTCTCGGAGCGGGTTACCCTCAATGCCGAAGCGGGCACCCGATCAGTCCAACAGACCATCAGTGGGATATATAAAATTCAAGAAGTGACGAATAAAGCCGTAGAGGTGATGGGTAAGTTAAGCGAGAAGGTGGGGAAAATCGGAGAGATTCTCAACGTGATTGATGATGTGGCCGACAAGACCAATCTCCTGGCGCTTAATGCGGCTATTATTGCAGCACAGGCCGGTGAGCACGGGAAGGGTTTCGCAGTGGTGGCTGATGAAATCAAAGACCTGGCCGAAAAGACTACGGCTTCTACCAAGGAAATTTCAGATTTGATCCGGGGTGTCCAGTCAGAAACCAGCAATGCCGTTTCGGTGATTTATACCGGGTTAGAGCAGGTCAAGGAAGGCGTCAGGCTGGCCAATGAAGCCGGAGTCGCCTTGACAGAGATCCTCAATAGTGCCAAACAAGCCACCGATATGACCAGGCATATTGCACGGGCTACTACAGAGCAAACAAAGGGAAGCAAGCAAATCAAAGATGCCATCGATAACATGGTGGAGATGGTGGAACAAATTACCCGAGCAACGGCAGAACAGTCTAAGGGAAGTGGGCAAATTGTCCAGGCCACGGAAACCATGAAGGATATGACCCATCAGGTCAAACGGGCAACCCAGGAACAGGCCCAGGGAAGTGACCGTGTAGTTCGCGCTACGGAGGATATACAGGGCCAAATCAGCCGTCTGCTTGCTTTAACCCAGAGTCAGGAGAGGGAAAGCGAACGGGTCGTTACCGCAATGGAAAATATCAAGAAAATCAGCTATTCTAATATAGAAAACATCAGCCAGATGAATGATATCGCCAAAACCTTAACCGAACAAATCAACATTTTGAATCAACAGATTGCTAAATTTAAGGTATCATGACAAGTCAAAGAAATCAACCCCCGTTAAAAATAACCCTCGTTTACCGAACGGCCTGGTTATTGGGGCTTCTCCTTCTTATTCTGCTAAGCCTACATCCCTATGCTCATATCTTAGAAGCCCTGGGCCTGGATGATAATTCATCTTGCCACTGGATTCAAACGTCTTTATCTATCCTTGCCGTCATTCCCAGGCTAGATCCAGGCCTTTTCGCTATTCCGGTTGTTATTATCCTTCTGTCTTTAATCAGTTCTATACTCCTTCACGCCCCTCTTTCAAGAGCCCCTCCCCTGATCTTCCTGATGGTTATTTGATCCAAATCCATCAACTATCCAACCTTTGATGTCGGTGCTTTGGTTGAAGGTCTATTTTTTCTAAAAATGGGCTCTTGTACAATCTGGAAGATTATCCCTATTCAACCTTCGACCCTGGTTTTTTAAATATTTAGCTGTTGGCTTCTGATCAATCCAGAGACTCCCACACTGTTTACTTAGTTTTGCTTAACTTTTAAGTGGCCTCACTCCTGGTCCCTCTCCCACACTACGGGAGAGGAAAGTTGGGGAGTGAAGGCAGCCCTAGTAGGTCAAAC
The sequence above is a segment of the Candidatus Limnocylindrales bacterium genome. Coding sequences within it:
- a CDS encoding methyl-accepting chemotaxis protein codes for the protein MKLSLKWKLILSIGLLIFVALSLGLWLTVRSIKETELESIRLRSDALANPIKIRIKEVFSNNLGGIEMAAPGLTLECQRIVSSNTLASHCFVFDTAGRILAHEDPHLIGTAEKNPQVLEALKSNKVITRLIEDSYDTFIPILDLDQQQVGTLRIDFPRSIVDEKIRKISRDFVILFIILFGGVLFAGSFLLQRTINKPIQQIVSVARKMAEGDISGRVPVKGEDEISQLGAVFNLLINYLQHIIQQVRQTVEELNQASERMIASSTRIYQGSESQKLFVSETASAMAQMDGSIKDTTQHIKDLMTAAEDSSASIMELKASIEEIAANTENLSTSVELTVTSLEEMNVSIKQIASSVHQLSTATESTASFTAQIDALIKEVEMNASETAKLSERVTLNAEAGTRSVQQTISGIYKIQEVTNKAVEVMGKLSEKVGKIGEILNVIDDVADKTNLLALNAAIIAAQAGEHGKGFAVVADEIKDLAEKTTASTKEISDLIRGVQSETSNAVSVIYTGLEQVKEGVRLANEAGVALTEILNSAKQATDMTRHIARATTEQTKGSKQIKDAIDNMVEMVEQITRATAEQSKGSGQIVQATETMKDMTHQVKRATQEQAQGSDRVVRATEDIQGQISRLLALTQSQERESERVVTAMENIKKISYSNIENISQMNDIAKTLTEQINILNQQIAKFKVS
- a CDS encoding ParB N-terminal domain-containing protein; the protein is MRQLQKVPLDKIDLKDHFFLITYPLNPEPLIPSVDKVGLLQPVFLRELPSGHYQIVHGFRRVLACRDLHFEALEAWVYRLENLGDLEGFRISLLDNLTLRRLNLIEKATVLYKLLHQFGLEKQKVVQEYMPLLDLEPSLEVLGGYLQLYQLKNEVQSYLVAEEIPLKLALDLLHFSPEDQRQLIYLASSLKLTVNTFKEFMTFIEEIIGREEIPLENLLDDLNIPAILANSVLPVPQKTEKVRKILKQRRYPLLTSLEDQLQEKLKQLRLPREVSIALPPFLEGDRLKVTFQFRNIKELEKILTKLQELMDREELEDILRLLRG